From Micromonospora rhizosphaerae, the proteins below share one genomic window:
- a CDS encoding spermidine synthase gives METAADDLELVVDPARRTGRTLLAAGVEQSYVDVADPRHLEFEYVRRMAAVIDLAAPKGRPLAALHLGGGALTLPRWLAATRPGSPQRVIERDPAVVDLVRRALPPLPPEVRVDVADARAAVTAAPPARYDLVLADVYRAARMPGHVGTVEFVAEVARTLSSDGIYLVNITDLPPLVFSRSQVATLRAVFADVCLVADRRMLRGRRYGNLVLAAAHRPGRLPVRRLAARVAADPVPGGVLHGATLDAFVSGARPASDATLGAGWDGFPGGRAG, from the coding sequence GTGGAGACCGCCGCCGATGACCTGGAGCTGGTCGTCGACCCGGCCCGGCGGACCGGGCGTACGCTGCTCGCCGCCGGGGTGGAACAGTCCTACGTGGACGTGGCGGATCCGCGCCACCTGGAATTCGAGTACGTTCGCCGGATGGCCGCGGTGATCGATCTCGCGGCGCCGAAGGGGCGGCCGCTGGCCGCGCTGCACCTGGGCGGCGGCGCGCTCACCCTGCCCCGCTGGCTCGCCGCGACCCGGCCGGGGTCGCCACAGCGGGTGATCGAGCGGGACCCGGCGGTGGTGGACCTGGTCCGCCGGGCGCTGCCCCCGCTGCCGCCCGAGGTACGCGTCGACGTCGCGGACGCTCGGGCCGCGGTGACCGCCGCGCCGCCGGCCCGGTACGACCTGGTCCTGGCCGACGTCTACCGGGCGGCCCGGATGCCCGGCCATGTGGGCACCGTCGAGTTCGTCGCCGAGGTGGCCCGGACGTTGAGTTCGGACGGGATCTACCTGGTCAATATCACCGACCTGCCTCCGCTGGTCTTCTCCCGGAGCCAGGTGGCCACCCTGCGGGCCGTCTTCGCCGACGTCTGCCTCGTCGCCGACCGGCGCATGCTGCGCGGCCGCCGGTACGGCAACCTCGTGCTCGCCGCCGCGCACCGGCCCGGCCGGCTGCCGGTACGCCGACTCGCCGCCCGGGTGGCCGCCGACCCCGTCCCCGGCGGGGTGCTGCACGGGGCGACGCTCGACGCCTTCGTCTCCGGTGCCCGACCGGCCAGCGACGCCACCCTCGGCGCGGGCTGGGACGGGTTTCCGGGCGGTCGGGCCGGGTAG
- a CDS encoding DUF2267 domain-containing protein → MRKQMEGDNQRRRALAREARERGLQPSEASASLSASKQTTSLDRKNRHGPTAAGRRKPNTTRGGPAPPPAAVEQSPRPLPDPGLGAPPVTRMGYRDLVEDVCRRAGVDFSTAKVGAEATVLTLACALDQPDRERLLEAVPMKLHDVMPVDGIGRHRDLPGFLAEVGRRSRLTPEQARYHAQATLAALADGDGDLVESLHVPDGLRELLEPPAAGGGVVGTVSAPAPLTEQELRDALGGLRYWSSDRRSLVRTIELPADNLERVLDRLDHLRVEIGRGPQIGRPGPDSAVLTVRTREADAVTAGDIELAHRIDDALDEVGAGMNYG, encoded by the coding sequence ATGCGCAAGCAGATGGAGGGCGACAACCAACGCCGCCGGGCCCTGGCACGGGAGGCCCGGGAGCGGGGCCTGCAGCCCAGCGAGGCCAGTGCGAGCCTGAGCGCGTCCAAGCAGACCACCTCCCTGGACCGGAAGAACCGCCATGGTCCGACGGCCGCCGGACGGCGCAAGCCGAACACCACCCGGGGTGGTCCGGCCCCGCCGCCCGCCGCCGTGGAGCAGAGCCCGCGGCCCCTGCCCGACCCGGGCCTGGGGGCGCCCCCGGTGACCCGCATGGGGTACCGCGACCTGGTCGAAGACGTGTGCCGTCGAGCCGGGGTCGACTTCTCCACCGCCAAGGTGGGCGCCGAGGCGACCGTGCTGACGCTGGCCTGCGCGCTCGACCAGCCGGACCGTGAACGCCTGCTCGAGGCGGTGCCGATGAAGTTGCACGACGTGATGCCGGTGGACGGCATCGGGCGGCACCGGGACCTGCCCGGGTTTCTGGCCGAGGTGGGACGGCGCAGTCGCCTCACCCCGGAGCAGGCGCGCTACCACGCGCAGGCGACCCTCGCCGCGCTGGCCGACGGCGACGGCGACCTGGTCGAGTCGCTGCACGTACCGGACGGGTTGCGCGAGTTGCTCGAGCCGCCAGCGGCCGGCGGCGGCGTGGTGGGCACCGTCAGTGCTCCCGCGCCACTGACCGAGCAGGAGCTGCGGGACGCGCTCGGCGGGCTGCGGTACTGGTCGAGCGACCGCCGGTCGCTGGTGCGCACGATCGAACTGCCGGCGGACAACCTGGAGCGGGTGCTCGACCGGCTCGACCACCTCCGCGTCGAGATCGGCCGCGGGCCGCAGATCGGCCGGCCGGGGCCGGACAGCGCGGTGCTGACCGTACGGACCCGCGAGGCCGACGCGGTGACCGCCGGAGACATCGAGCTCGCCCACCGGATCGACGACGCCCTGGACGAGGTGGGCGCCGGCATGAACTACGGGTGA
- a CDS encoding STAS domain-containing protein: MTFTIAYARLDGGGVCLRLAGELDISTAPALNAAIDRLADEGERQLLVDLSELNFCDSTGIAAFVRGDNRASADGGWLRVTGATGRVQRVLQVTGLAEVLRYDADTPDPTSPSAP; the protein is encoded by the coding sequence TTGACGTTCACCATCGCGTACGCCCGGCTTGATGGCGGTGGCGTCTGCCTTCGGCTCGCCGGCGAGCTCGACATCAGCACGGCTCCGGCGCTCAACGCCGCGATCGACCGGCTCGCCGACGAGGGCGAGCGGCAGCTGCTGGTGGATCTCAGCGAGCTGAACTTCTGCGACTCGACCGGCATCGCGGCCTTCGTCCGCGGCGACAACCGGGCCTCCGCCGACGGTGGTTGGCTGCGGGTCACCGGCGCCACCGGGCGGGTGCAGCGGGTGCTCCAGGTGACCGGGCTGGCCGAGGTTCTCAGATATGACGCGGACACGCCCGACCCGACCTCGCCGTCAGCCCCGTGA
- a CDS encoding response regulator, with protein MGPGTPSPVRILVVDDDPGDVLMIEEALEDSDVEKVIDVVNDGQEAMEFLRRRGRHTAARRPDMILLDLNMPRMDGRQVLGEVKQDEDLRTIPIVVLTTSNADTDIVGSYTLQANAYVTKPIDLDDFNNVVRRIDEFFGRVVVLPKRR; from the coding sequence ATGGGTCCAGGCACCCCCAGCCCAGTTCGCATCCTGGTGGTGGACGACGACCCGGGCGACGTCCTGATGATCGAGGAGGCCCTCGAGGACTCCGATGTCGAGAAGGTCATCGACGTGGTCAACGATGGCCAGGAGGCGATGGAGTTTCTCCGTCGTCGCGGGCGGCACACCGCGGCCCGGCGCCCGGACATGATCCTGCTCGACCTGAACATGCCCCGGATGGACGGACGGCAGGTGCTCGGCGAGGTGAAGCAGGACGAGGATCTGCGCACCATCCCGATAGTGGTACTGACCACGTCGAACGCGGACACCGACATCGTCGGCAGCTACACCCTGCAGGCCAACGCGTACGTGACGAAGCCGATCGACCTGGACGACTTCAACAACGTGGTGCGGCGCATCGATGAGTTCTTCGGCCGCGTGGTGGTGCTGCCCAAGCGGCGCTGA
- a CDS encoding ATPase, with product MRFSVVETGYDQRQVDSCLDELGVRLTRLAARAESAAGAGREWDQIRQEATRLCGLLARRGGPAEGDVAAVRTDVTAVEREAAELLARARSELDAAREEARLVRERAYAEAVQARRDFEAALLARRRREAQVDEILSGPAAEQVPADTPTAAAAVPGAGVPATRVAAGAGAETPADTERSAA from the coding sequence ATGAGGTTCTCCGTCGTTGAGACCGGCTACGACCAGCGGCAGGTGGACTCCTGCCTCGACGAGCTGGGGGTTCGGTTGACCCGGCTCGCGGCGCGGGCGGAGAGCGCCGCGGGCGCCGGCCGCGAGTGGGACCAGATCCGGCAGGAGGCGACGCGGCTCTGCGGCCTGCTCGCGCGGCGGGGCGGCCCGGCCGAGGGCGACGTCGCGGCGGTGCGTACCGACGTGACGGCGGTCGAGCGGGAGGCGGCCGAGCTGTTGGCCCGAGCCCGCAGCGAGCTCGACGCGGCCCGCGAGGAGGCCCGTCTGGTGCGCGAACGGGCGTACGCCGAGGCGGTGCAGGCCCGCCGCGACTTCGAGGCGGCGCTACTGGCCCGGCGGCGGCGCGAGGCCCAGGTGGACGAGATCCTCTCCGGGCCGGCCGCGGAGCAGGTGCCGGCCGACACCCCGACCGCCGCGGCGGCCGTGCCGGGCGCCGGTGTGCCGGCGACCCGGGTCGCGGCGGGAGCGGGCGCCGAGACCCCGGCGGACACCGAACGGAGTGCGGCCTGA
- a CDS encoding endonuclease/exonuclease/phosphatase family protein — MTERAIDEPAGGEPSRDRRGLVVGLLAVLLAALLAGHRAVPNVHGIGSLLDSATPLLGLAVPLLAIAALLRRSRRALAAVLVPTVVWVALYGGAWLPPAAGDAPTALRVASQNLRSGNPDPAATVDALARTKADLIALQEVDDDRIDAALRERYPHRAAVSTVALWSRWPIRDSTGVDTGLGWTRALRAVVAAPQGDLVVYVVHLGSARAGHTATRDETLAALAATVRDDHAPRLIVLGDLNTATTDRVFAPLTRLLRDAQADAGQGFGFTWPSELPVTRPDHVLYRGLTPTAAGVLRTPDSDHRAVTAGFRW; from the coding sequence GTGACGGAGCGTGCGATCGACGAGCCGGCGGGCGGCGAGCCCAGCCGGGACCGGCGAGGGCTGGTGGTCGGCCTCCTCGCCGTCCTGCTCGCCGCCCTGCTCGCCGGCCACCGGGCGGTCCCCAACGTCCACGGGATCGGCAGCCTGCTCGACAGCGCCACTCCGTTGCTCGGCCTGGCCGTACCCCTGTTGGCGATCGCCGCGCTGCTGCGCCGGTCCCGGCGGGCGCTCGCGGCGGTGCTGGTGCCGACGGTCGTCTGGGTGGCGCTCTACGGCGGCGCCTGGCTGCCGCCGGCGGCCGGCGACGCGCCGACCGCGCTCCGGGTGGCCAGCCAGAACCTGCGTTCCGGCAATCCCGACCCGGCCGCCACCGTCGACGCGCTCGCCCGCACCAAGGCCGACCTGATCGCGCTCCAGGAGGTCGACGACGACCGGATCGACGCCGCCCTGCGCGAGCGCTACCCGCACCGGGCCGCCGTCTCGACGGTTGCCCTGTGGAGCCGGTGGCCGATCCGGGACTCCACCGGCGTGGACACCGGGCTGGGCTGGACCCGGGCGTTGCGCGCGGTCGTTGCGGCCCCGCAGGGCGACCTGGTGGTGTACGTGGTCCATCTCGGCTCGGCCCGGGCGGGACACACCGCCACCCGGGACGAGACGCTCGCCGCGCTGGCCGCAACCGTACGCGATGACCACGCCCCGCGGCTGATCGTGCTCGGTGACCTGAACACCGCCACGACCGACCGGGTCTTCGCGCCGCTCACCCGGCTGCTGCGCGACGCCCAGGCCGACGCGGGGCAGGGCTTCGGCTTCACCTGGCCGTCCGAGCTGCCGGTGACCCGCCCCGACCACGTGCTGTACCGGGGCCTGACCCCGACCGCGGCCGGCGTGCTCCGCACCCCGGACAGCGACCACCGGGCGGTGACCGCCGGCTTCCGCTGGTGA
- a CDS encoding OsmC family protein yields MPDPSSWLKEATATAAGGHVRTDDGGLSTTLASPLAPHCTGLSPEQLLAAAFASCLHHAAVEAAGEITDEAHTVQVTAEAKLGRDDDGRYRADVHAEISSAGLSREQLAELVAYADRLWPFSSGDSSRHRLTVTPAENGRH; encoded by the coding sequence ATGCCGGATCCCAGTTCCTGGCTCAAGGAGGCCACCGCGACCGCGGCGGGCGGTCACGTACGCACCGACGACGGCGGGCTCTCGACCACCCTGGCGTCGCCGCTGGCGCCACACTGCACCGGTCTGTCGCCCGAGCAGCTGCTGGCCGCCGCGTTCGCGTCCTGCCTGCACCACGCGGCGGTCGAGGCGGCCGGCGAGATCACCGACGAGGCGCACACGGTCCAGGTCACCGCGGAGGCGAAGCTCGGACGCGACGACGACGGCCGGTACCGGGCCGACGTGCACGCGGAGATCTCCTCGGCCGGGCTCAGCCGGGAGCAGCTGGCCGAGCTGGTCGCGTACGCGGACCGGCTCTGGCCCTTCTCCAGCGGCGACAGCAGCCGGCACCGACTCACCGTGACCCCGGCGGAGAACGGTCGGCACTGA
- a CDS encoding serine/threonine-protein kinase, with the protein MRTLGGRYELEQRIGIGGMSEVWRAHDLVLDRPVAVKLISPGQDDEATLVERIRDEARSAARLVHPNVASVHDFGTSTLLPGHELPYIVMELAEGETLAAHLRDGPLDWRIAVRVCAEVSAGLAAAHAHGIVHRDVKPANVILTPSGVKVLDFGIATPAGSPDRTPDGIVVGTPAYLAPEQLDRQPATPAADMYAVGVLVYYCLTGRLPYQASSATQLLGARKRRAPEPLPEIEGLAPEVADLCRNCLADDPARRPTSLVAALLLAEAVDARVYVPMLAGTPRPRNAPVSPWTDRAAAEATQAMAVEDRGPTGLAC; encoded by the coding sequence ATGAGAACGCTGGGCGGGCGGTACGAGCTCGAACAGCGCATCGGCATCGGTGGCATGTCGGAGGTGTGGCGGGCCCACGACCTCGTGCTGGACCGGCCGGTGGCGGTGAAGCTCATCTCCCCCGGACAGGACGACGAGGCGACCCTGGTGGAGCGGATCCGGGACGAGGCCCGGTCGGCGGCGCGGCTCGTGCACCCGAACGTTGCCAGCGTGCACGACTTCGGCACGTCCACCCTTCTCCCCGGCCACGAGCTGCCGTACATCGTGATGGAGCTGGCCGAGGGCGAGACGCTCGCCGCCCACCTGCGCGACGGCCCGCTGGACTGGCGGATCGCGGTCCGGGTCTGCGCCGAGGTGAGCGCCGGGCTCGCCGCCGCGCACGCGCACGGCATCGTGCATCGCGACGTGAAGCCGGCCAACGTGATCCTCACCCCGTCCGGCGTGAAGGTACTCGACTTCGGCATCGCCACCCCCGCCGGATCGCCGGACCGCACGCCCGACGGCATCGTGGTGGGCACCCCGGCCTACCTGGCGCCGGAGCAGCTGGACCGGCAGCCGGCCACCCCCGCCGCCGACATGTACGCCGTCGGGGTGCTGGTGTACTACTGCCTCACCGGCCGACTGCCCTACCAGGCCAGCAGCGCCACCCAGCTGCTGGGCGCGCGGAAGCGGCGGGCGCCGGAGCCGCTGCCGGAGATCGAGGGGCTGGCCCCGGAGGTCGCCGACCTGTGCCGCAACTGCCTGGCCGACGACCCGGCGCGGCGCCCGACCAGCCTGGTGGCCGCGCTGCTGCTCGCCGAGGCGGTGGATGCCCGGGTCTACGTGCCGATGCTCGCAGGGACCCCGCGGCCGCGGAACGCCCCGGTGTCGCCGTGGACCGACCGGGCGGCCGCCGAGGCCACCCAGGCGATGGCCGTCGAGGACCGGGGTCCCACGGGGTTGGCCTGCTGA
- a CDS encoding response regulator transcription factor, translating into MVMDGQVAQGRIELRRPDGEPVRVLVVDDEPTLTDLLSMALRYEGWQVRSAGSGMAALTAARQFQPDAVVLDVMLPDLDGFQVLRRLREQTPTVPVLFLTARDAVEERIAGLTVGGDDYVTKPFSLEEVIARLRALLRRSGFAVATREDAVLTVGDLSLDEDSHEVRRGADLITLTATEFELLRYLMRNPRRVLSKAQILDRVWNYDFGGQANVVELYISYLRKKIDAGRAPMIHTLRGAGYVLKPAE; encoded by the coding sequence ATGGTGATGGACGGGCAGGTCGCGCAGGGCCGCATCGAGCTGCGCCGACCCGACGGCGAGCCGGTCCGGGTGCTGGTGGTCGACGACGAACCCACGCTGACCGACCTGCTCTCGATGGCCCTGCGCTACGAGGGCTGGCAGGTGCGCAGCGCGGGCAGCGGCATGGCGGCGCTGACCGCCGCCCGGCAGTTTCAGCCGGACGCCGTGGTCCTCGACGTGATGCTGCCCGACCTGGACGGTTTCCAGGTGCTGCGGCGGCTGCGCGAGCAGACCCCGACCGTCCCGGTGCTCTTCCTCACCGCCCGGGACGCGGTGGAGGAGCGGATCGCCGGGCTCACCGTCGGCGGCGACGACTACGTCACCAAGCCGTTCAGCCTGGAGGAGGTGATCGCCCGGCTGCGGGCGCTGCTGCGCCGCTCCGGGTTCGCGGTCGCCACCCGGGAGGACGCCGTGCTCACCGTCGGCGACCTGAGCCTGGACGAGGACAGCCACGAGGTGCGCCGGGGCGCAGACCTGATCACGCTCACCGCGACCGAGTTCGAGCTGCTCCGCTATCTGATGCGCAATCCGCGTCGGGTGCTGAGCAAGGCGCAGATCCTCGACCGGGTCTGGAACTACGACTTCGGCGGCCAGGCCAACGTCGTCGAGCTCTACATCTCGTACCTGCGGAAGAAGATCGACGCCGGTCGGGCACCGATGATCCACACGCTGCGGGGCGCGGGGTATGTCCTCAAGCCGGCGGAGTGA
- a CDS encoding sensor histidine kinase: MSSSRRSDRAAGLRRWLAGWSLRRRLVVSVVALLAVVSIGIGGLTTVALRHFLVAQVDDQLTAAPMRPDGDRRPSPFDLPSVRTVGIPPGFPPGTIVAKIVNGAVDEARTRPATRTGDERVPVAELTGLTDVPTDGQPHTVDLGARGDYRVVARQVADGVLVFGLPLAEVQETVWWMVAAQAGVAGAGLLIAGSLGALIVRATLRPLNRVAATASRVTELPLDRGEVALSVRVPAADTDPRTEVGQVGGALNRMLGHVAAALAARQASETRVRQFVADASHELRTPLAAIRGYSEVARRGRDRVPPDVAHALRRVESETTRMTSLVDDLLLLARLDSGRPLAAEPVDLTALVVDAVSDAHVAGPEHRWQLDLPDEPMTVIGDAARLHQVVANLLANARVHTPPGTTVTTRLAPADGGVELGVADDGPGIPADLQGEIFERFARGDSSRSRAHGSTGLGLAIVAAVVEAHHGRVDVASRPGRTVFTVWLLDSTADA, encoded by the coding sequence ATGTCCTCAAGCCGGCGGAGTGACCGGGCCGCCGGCCTGCGGCGCTGGCTGGCCGGCTGGTCCCTGCGCCGGCGGCTGGTGGTCTCGGTGGTGGCGCTGCTCGCCGTGGTCAGCATCGGCATCGGCGGCCTGACCACGGTCGCCCTGCGGCACTTCCTGGTCGCCCAGGTCGACGACCAGCTCACCGCGGCCCCTATGCGGCCGGACGGCGACCGGCGGCCCTCACCGTTTGACCTGCCCAGCGTGCGCACGGTGGGCATACCGCCGGGGTTCCCCCCGGGCACGATCGTCGCCAAGATCGTCAACGGCGCGGTCGATGAGGCCCGGACTCGGCCCGCCACCCGTACCGGAGACGAGAGGGTCCCGGTCGCCGAGCTGACCGGCTTGACCGACGTGCCCACTGACGGCCAGCCGCACACCGTGGACCTCGGCGCCCGGGGCGACTACCGGGTTGTGGCCCGACAGGTGGCCGACGGCGTCCTGGTGTTCGGCCTGCCGCTGGCCGAGGTGCAGGAGACCGTCTGGTGGATGGTCGCGGCGCAGGCGGGCGTGGCCGGCGCGGGGCTGTTGATAGCCGGCAGCCTCGGCGCACTGATCGTCCGGGCCACGCTGCGTCCGCTCAACCGGGTCGCCGCCACCGCCAGCCGGGTCACCGAGCTGCCCCTGGACCGGGGCGAGGTGGCGCTGTCGGTCCGGGTGCCGGCGGCGGACACCGACCCGCGTACCGAGGTCGGGCAGGTGGGCGGTGCGCTCAACCGGATGCTGGGCCACGTCGCCGCCGCGCTCGCCGCCCGGCAGGCCAGCGAGACCCGGGTACGCCAGTTCGTCGCCGACGCCAGCCACGAGCTGCGTACCCCCCTGGCCGCGATCCGCGGCTACTCGGAGGTGGCCCGGCGCGGCCGGGACCGGGTGCCGCCGGACGTCGCGCACGCGCTCCGCCGGGTGGAGTCGGAGACCACCCGGATGACCAGCCTGGTGGACGACCTCCTGCTGCTGGCCCGGCTAGACTCCGGCCGCCCCCTCGCCGCCGAACCGGTCGACCTGACCGCGCTGGTTGTCGATGCGGTGAGCGACGCGCACGTCGCCGGGCCGGAGCACCGGTGGCAGCTCGACCTGCCCGACGAGCCGATGACCGTGATCGGCGACGCGGCCCGGCTGCACCAGGTGGTGGCGAACCTGCTCGCCAACGCCCGGGTGCACACCCCGCCCGGCACGACCGTGACCACCCGGCTGGCCCCGGCCGACGGCGGCGTCGAACTCGGCGTCGCCGACGACGGGCCGGGCATCCCGGCCGACCTGCAGGGAGAGATCTTCGAGCGGTTCGCCCGGGGCGACAGCTCGCGTTCCCGCGCGCACGGCAGCACCGGCCTCGGACTGGCCATCGTGGCCGCCGTGGTGGAGGCCCACCACGGGCGGGTCGACGTGGCCAGCCGCCCGGGCCGAACCGTCTTCACCGTGTGGCTGCTGGATTCCACAGCTGACGCATAG
- a CDS encoding glycosyltransferase family 39 protein, with amino-acid sequence MDRTESLLTAPTTEASAVAPATPPPITSTAAEPDPTRTDGAGPPGGGPAWVRPALVGLLLATALLYLWGLGASGWANSFYSAAVQAGSVSWKAFFYGSSDAANSITVDKTPASLWLMALSVRIFGLSSWSILVPQALLGVASVGVLYATVRRWYGPAAGLIAGAVLSVTPVATLMFRFNNPDALLVFLLVAAAYATVRAVETAGTRWIVLAGALVGFGFLTKMLQAFLVVPVFAGVYLLAAPTGGWRRIRQLLLAGLAVIVSAGWWVAIVELVPAGARPYIGGSQGNSLLELTLGYNGLGRITGDEEGSVGGGRMGGGPFAAQTGWLRMFDTEVGGQISWLLPAALILLVAGLVVARRAARTDRSRAGLLLWGGWLLVTGAIFSLMSGIFHAYYTVALAPAVGAVIGIGVTLLWRERTAPGAAPATTEAGPAAVTRRRAYAATITLAVTLAATAWWSWRLLSRSAEWHPWLRTAVLVVGLAAAALIVLADRLPRRVTQVVLALGAAAALAGPVAYSLQAAATPHTGSIPSAGPFVPGAFGPDRGGMPGGGGFPGFPASQGTTGGPGTDGRQGTIGGQFPGFPGGPGTDGGQLRGLPGTGQGSTGGQLPGLPAGSTQFPGGDSEGRSSRGGGMGGLLDSREPSAELRALLEQDSDRYTWVAATVGSNNASGYQLATGEPVMPVGGFNGSDPSPILAQFQRYVAERKIHYFIGGGGFRANGGSSASQEIASWVAENFTSKTVDGVTVYDLSSGRQG; translated from the coding sequence ATGGACAGAACAGAGAGCCTGCTGACCGCGCCGACGACCGAGGCGTCCGCTGTCGCGCCGGCCACCCCACCACCCATCACATCGACCGCGGCGGAGCCTGATCCCACCCGCACCGACGGGGCGGGTCCGCCGGGCGGCGGCCCGGCCTGGGTCAGACCCGCCCTGGTGGGCCTGCTGCTGGCCACCGCGCTGCTCTACCTGTGGGGGCTGGGCGCCTCCGGCTGGGCCAACTCGTTCTACTCGGCCGCGGTGCAGGCCGGCTCGGTGAGCTGGAAGGCGTTCTTCTACGGCTCGTCGGACGCGGCCAACTCGATCACCGTCGACAAGACCCCGGCCTCCCTCTGGCTGATGGCCCTCTCGGTACGGATCTTCGGGCTGAGCAGCTGGTCGATCCTGGTGCCGCAGGCGCTGCTCGGCGTCGCCTCGGTCGGCGTCCTGTACGCCACCGTCCGCCGCTGGTACGGCCCGGCCGCCGGCCTGATCGCCGGCGCGGTGCTCTCTGTCACCCCGGTGGCCACCCTGATGTTCCGGTTCAACAACCCCGATGCCCTGCTGGTGTTCCTCCTCGTCGCCGCCGCGTACGCCACCGTGCGCGCGGTGGAGACGGCCGGCACCCGGTGGATCGTGCTGGCCGGGGCGCTGGTCGGCTTCGGCTTCCTCACCAAGATGCTCCAGGCGTTCCTGGTGGTCCCGGTCTTCGCCGGGGTCTACCTGCTGGCCGCCCCGACCGGCGGCTGGCGGCGGATCCGGCAGCTGTTGCTGGCCGGGCTGGCCGTGATCGTCTCCGCCGGTTGGTGGGTGGCGATCGTCGAGCTGGTCCCGGCGGGTGCGCGCCCCTACATTGGCGGTTCGCAGGGCAACAGCCTCCTGGAGCTGACCCTCGGCTACAACGGCCTCGGCCGGATCACCGGCGACGAGGAGGGCAGCGTCGGCGGCGGCCGGATGGGCGGTGGCCCGTTCGCCGCTCAGACCGGCTGGCTGCGGATGTTCGACACCGAGGTCGGCGGGCAGATCTCCTGGCTGCTGCCGGCCGCGCTGATCCTGCTGGTGGCCGGACTGGTGGTGGCCCGCCGGGCGGCGCGGACCGACCGGAGCCGGGCTGGCCTGCTGCTCTGGGGCGGCTGGCTGCTGGTGACCGGGGCGATCTTCAGCCTCATGTCCGGGATCTTCCACGCCTACTACACGGTGGCGCTCGCCCCGGCCGTCGGCGCGGTGATCGGCATCGGCGTCACGCTGCTCTGGCGGGAGCGCACCGCTCCGGGCGCCGCACCCGCGACCACCGAGGCCGGCCCGGCAGCGGTGACCCGTCGCCGAGCGTACGCGGCGACGATCACCCTGGCGGTCACGCTCGCGGCCACCGCGTGGTGGTCGTGGCGGCTGCTGAGCCGCAGCGCCGAGTGGCACCCGTGGCTGCGTACGGCCGTGCTGGTGGTCGGGCTGGCCGCGGCGGCGCTCATCGTCCTCGCCGACCGGCTGCCCCGCCGGGTGACGCAGGTTGTCCTCGCGCTCGGGGCGGCCGCCGCGCTGGCCGGACCGGTGGCGTACTCGCTGCAGGCGGCCGCCACCCCGCACACCGGCTCCATTCCCAGCGCCGGCCCGTTCGTGCCGGGCGCGTTCGGCCCGGACCGCGGTGGCATGCCGGGCGGAGGCGGGTTCCCCGGCTTCCCCGCCAGCCAGGGCACGACCGGCGGCCCGGGGACCGATGGGCGTCAGGGCACGATCGGCGGCCAGTTCCCGGGCTTCCCGGGTGGGCCGGGCACCGACGGTGGGCAGCTCCGCGGCCTCCCGGGCACCGGCCAGGGCAGCACCGGCGGGCAGCTCCCCGGCCTCCCCGCGGGCAGCACGCAGTTCCCCGGCGGTGACAGCGAGGGCCGGTCGTCGCGCGGTGGCGGCATGGGCGGGCTGCTCGACTCCCGCGAGCCCAGCGCCGAACTCAGGGCGCTGCTGGAGCAGGACAGCGACCGGTACACCTGGGTCGCCGCGACGGTCGGGTCGAACAACGCCTCCGGCTACCAGCTCGCCACCGGCGAGCCGGTGATGCCGGTCGGCGGCTTCAACGGCAGCGACCCGTCCCCGATTCTGGCGCAGTTCCAGCGGTACGTCGCCGAGAGGAAGATCCACTACTTCATCGGCGGCGGCGGGTTCCGGGCCAACGGGGGCAGCTCCGCCTCCCAGGAGATCGCCTCGTGGGTCGCCGAGAACTTCACCTCGAAGACCGTGGACGGGGTCACCGTCTACGACCTGAGCAGCGGAAGGCAGGGCTGA